DNA sequence from the Poecilia reticulata strain Guanapo linkage group LG19, Guppy_female_1.0+MT, whole genome shotgun sequence genome:
GAACGGCTGGAGCATTAGTCGGCCGCTGTCGTCAAAGTGGGAGGAGTTTGTGAAGATTTTCCGGAAAAGGTGACCCAGCCCATTGTGCTCCAGCCACGTCTCAATGAAACAGGTGTTGGCGTCGGAGACCACCACCAGCTCAAAGTCCTGCTGGTGGCTCTGCAGGAAGCGGAAGAGGTCCAGCATGCCCGCATTGGGTGGGATCTTCTGCACTGCGGACAGCAGGGCGTCCTTGGTAATGCCCTGCTCTGCCAAGTAGGCCGTTACCTTTCCTGAGAACTCATGGTAGTGCCCCTCTCGATAGCTGTCTAGGAGCCATTTGGGAAGCTGCTTGGTTGGCAAGAGATTCACCACAGTGTTGTCGCTGTTCTCGCTGATCATCGTCTCATCGAAGTCGAAGCACATCAGAAAGCGAGCATTGTTYGTTGTTGGTGAAGATGCCATCTTTGGTGGTCCTTCCCTGGGAAACAaagagcttgtttttgtttcttgtcatGTCTTTACTAATGACAGAAAATGCAAACCAGCATTTTAAATCGCACTGtagcaaaaatactaaataattaGGCCACAAACTGCATGGGAAGTTTTCTATTGGGTATTTGTTCATTAGAAattttcattccattttttgaacaaaatcaaTCTTAATTAAATTAGTCAAGTCAATTCTGTCAAGTTTGAACTCCTTTCAGAatagggcctctgtcactttaaatccacacaatcccccccaccccccgacTCAACATTTATCCTTACAggagaaaatggctgcaaacacatgcacaattatacaattATACAAccttacatctttgaaaagGCTTAATAGAGTCTCTTGTTCCACCAGCAAGAATGCAGCRAGTGGTTTCTGAacggtaagtcaacaacaacacAGTTGTCTTTTCCATKAWAGAGTGCATAAAGGGGTAAAACCAACTGACCAGACGTTCTGGAActctctgctggggttgctaggtaacggggctgggctttgctggggttgctaggtaacgacgcAGTCCCCGTCAAATGTGACAATAAGRTTAAGTTTTTGAAACCTGctcaaaaaacatcaacttattgccaaaaaacgactgttgtttttatttcaagcacTTGGGTTGAGACTCGAATGGaagtataaaattaaaatgtgcaaaataaacagTTGATTCATGATGTTTCAAGgctggtgattttttttcccccccacacagGGGCAGGTTGGTTTGGaacgttttttccccccccagaGACATgaaattgtaaatttaaaattgcttttgtAATTCGTTGGGCTTTCTTTGTCTGAGGCCAAACgttaattcatttaaaacatttgtcgCCAAAATTTCCRCATGAGGAMTAAAGTCAAATTGTGAAAACGYCCACACAAACTTTATCCCCGTTTCTGTGTAAAAGAAATACAACTGCTTCATTTTAAACTACAATCCTGAATAAGAGCTGTGAGATCCTCACACCTTTGTGTAAGTGAGGTCttgttaatgtattttattgcacaaacaTGACTGCAGGCCAGAACTCTTATCTGATATTGCAAAACATCTGCTCTTTATTGTGTTTATCTTATCAAATACCAATGAATTACAGTGTCCTGTTGCTGCGTGGAAAACCAGGTAACTTTTAGGACAAAGTCTGTGACATAGAGATGATTTAATCTCTCCTGTGTGCGGCGCTATGCCCTTATTAAGCAGCAAGGATGGGAGGAAGgataaaaggaacaaaaaaacgaaagaaaaggaggaagggaCACGTAGAAGAACGTcagcaagagaagaaaaataaaaagaagaaacaatagGAAGGACACAgaataaaaaggacaaaaatgttaaaaggataaaataaaaatgaatgaaaaataatagaGAGGAGAGAAgtgagtggagaaaaaaaaaaaggacatttatcGTATCgcttatcatttatcgtgaaaaatctgatttattgttgtctcaATAAATTTCAGTTAACGGCAAATAAAAG
Encoded proteins:
- the LOC103481271 gene encoding probable phosphatase phospho1 is translated as MASSPTTNNARFLMCFDFDETMISENSDNTVVNLLPTKQLPKWLLDSYREGHYHEFSGKVTAYLAEQGITKDALLSAVQKIPPNAGMLDLFRFLQSHQQDFELVVVSDANTCFIETWLEHNGLGHLFRKIFTNSSHFDDSGRLMLQPFHSHSCPRCPDNMCKQVILREYVADREKERGGVGFQRVFYAGDGSNDVCPTRALGPQDAAFARRDYPMHKLMMEMQQSESTEIKANLVPWVTGADIEDYLAKIIKER